One Choristoneura fumiferana chromosome 25, NRCan_CFum_1, whole genome shotgun sequence genomic region harbors:
- the LOC141442540 gene encoding facilitated trehalose transporter Tret1-like, producing the protein MVKLTNSTQIVLDRPLTQDEASWIVSVLFLSGGLGFILSSYLVDSIGSKYCVIFSGVTRLVSALLFIFAREVWMLLLGRCINGLSEGLLVAAVPVYSSEIASKEIRGALGTMLQIFASIGSVIMLSVGPFVSYFYLNLMYIILIVFISIPTVFLPDSPQFLYSKGKHEESRKVLIYLRGSEFLADEELKLLSANNNVKLNLISTFTNKTFLSSIMIAAFVVVSIHFSGFNCVLTYLQTILNLTHTNLKSEMGSVVIGVIQVTAAFSTMLITDKFGRKPILVVSAGGMALGMIGLGTFFKLQESEVEITGFLNFLPLISLIIVVYCYSAGLGSLLWVLLAELFDDHSRGVGVSTALLIGVLPSFVTVRYFTAVTEAVGEPATFWFSSAVCLVLAAFILYQVPETKGRTFKEIQDALKGEGNS; encoded by the exons ATGGTGAAACTGACTAACAGCACGCAGATTGTTCTGGATCGACCGTTAACACAAGATGAAGCATCCTGGATAGTGTCTGTCTTATTCTTGAGTGGAGGATTag GTTTCATCCTATCGAGCTACCTCGTCGACTCTATCGGCAGTAAGTACTGCGTGATCTTCTCAGGCGTGACAAGATTGGTGTCAGCGCTCCTGTTCATCTTTGCCAGAGAAGTGTGGATGCTGCTGCTTGGCCGATGCATAAATGGTCTGTCAGAAGGTCTCTTGGTGGCTGCAGTGCCGGTCTACTCTTCTGAAATAGCGAGT AAAGAGATCCGCGGAGCTCTCGGCACGATGCTGCAGATCTTCGCTTCAATTGGTTCTGTTATCATGCTGAGTGTTGGCCCCTTCGTGTCCTACTTTTACTTAAATCTCATGTATATCATCTTAATAGTCTTTATCAGCATCCCTACAGTATTTCTCCCAGATAGCCCACAATTTTTGTATTCGAAAG GTAAACATGAAGAATCTCGAAAAGTGCTAATTTACCTACGAGGCTCAGAATTTCTAGCTGACgaagaattaaaattattatctgCAAACAACAACGTAAAGCTTAACCTGATATCAACTTTCACCAACAAAACCTTTTTAAGCAGCATCATGATAGCAGCATTTGTTGTAGTCTCAATACATTTTTCTGGGTTCAATTGTGTGTTGACATATTTGCAAACGATATTGAATTTAACTCATACAAATTTGAAGTCAGAAATGGGGTCGGTGGTGATAGGAGTTATACAGGTTACAGCTGCTTTTTCTACAATGCTGATCACTGATAAATTTGGAAGGAAACCTATCTTAGTGGTGTCAGCGGGAGGGATGGCTCTAGGCATG ATTGGCCTTGGAACATTCTTTAAATTACAAGAATCGGAAGTCGAAATAACTGGATTTCTGAACTTTTTACCGCTTATATCTCTGATAATAGTGGTATACTGTTACAGTGCAG gTTTAGGTTCTCTGTTGTGGGTGTTGTTGGCAGAACTATTCGACGACCATTCCCGAGGAGTAGGGGTATCCACTGCCCTCCTCATAGGAGTTCTTCCGTCATTCGTCACTGTTCG GTACTTCACAGCTGTGACAGAAGCCGTGGGAGAACCAGCTACCTTCTGGTTTTCGTCTGCAGTCTGCCTCGTGCTTGCTGCTTTTATCCTTTACCAAGTGCCAGAGACCAAGGGACGGACATTTAAAGAGATACAAGACGCGTTAAAGGGCGAAGGCAACAGCTGA
- the LOC141442369 gene encoding facilitated trehalose transporter Tret1-like, with translation MTIAQSLDNECTVQLTKCQKYSKKYDRDDLKRQVFIAVCLNIGHVVIGYTVCWTAPVIQKLQSPDLTPLDKPITDENASWIAAILNVGVIIGSQTGAYLSNVIGRKPTLLLAALLLFTSNVILLLSKNFTSLVVGRVVSGLGVGGTACGNLVYIGEIASPEVRGIILTCTGLLHTLGNLLVFSVGPFVSYSVVEYIVIVMTATHVLGLLSIPESPVYHVIKGNDDAARDTLKYLGRSKDIETELKTMIENAKDRRNAYTRIEDSKPLKPRWTWLDIFGRKRNRKALFITSTLLVIQEGAGIVCIIFFATSIFQKAASSVKPDLATIILGIAQVFGILLAPILVEKFGRRTLLIFSTSTCALWTALLGTHFYLESINHPSVESIRWAPLAILVSFLFCYNAGLGIIPNVLVGEMFSPNVRSTGSSIAMCLGWVAGFTSGLSFGYIIIIIGSHAIFLSFAVINILGCLFTLKFVPETKGKSLTEIEAMLAR, from the exons ATGACTATCGCTCAATCTTTGGATAATGAATGCACCGTGCAACTgactaaatgtcaaa AATACTCTAAAAAATATGACCGAGACGACCTAAAGAGACAGGTTTTCATAGCTGTATGTT TAAACATAGGTCACGTTGTAATCGGCTATACGGTGTGCTGGACTGCTCCCGTGATCCAAAAGCTTCAAAGCCCGGACCTTACTCCATTGGATAAGCCAATCACAGATGAGAATGCCTCATGGATCGCAGCCATTTTGAATGTTGGGGTTATAATAG gaTCCCAAACGGGTGCATACCTTTCGAACGTAATAGGGAGGAAGCCTACACTGCTTCTGGCTGCATTACTTTTGTTCACAAGCAATGTTATACTGCTGTTGTCTAAGAACTTCACATCTCTCGTCGTAGGGAGGGTGGTCAGTGGTCTTGGCGTCGGTGGTACTGCTTGTGGCAACTTGGTTTATATCGGGGAGATAGC ATCGCCAGAAGTGAGAGGGATCATATTAACATGTACAGGATTGTTGCACACACTCGGTAACCTCCTGGTATTCTCCGTGGGACCATTCGTCTCGTACTCAGTAGTGGAATACATTGTAATAGTCATGACTGCGACGCATGTTCTGGGATTGTTATCAATACCAGAATCACCAGTTTATCATGTTATTAAAG GTAACGATGACGCAGCAAGAGATACTCTTAAGTACTTGGGACGTAGCAAAGATATAGAAACTGAACTAAAAACTATGATAGAAAACGCCAAAGACCGAAGAAACGCGTATACGCGAATTGAAGATAGCAAACCGTTGAAACCAAGGTGGACATGGTTAGACATATTTGGAAGGAAAAGAAATAGAAAGGCTTTGTTTATTACTTCGACTTTGTTGGTAATACAAGAAGGTGCAGGAATAGTTTGCATAATTTTCTTTGCCACGTCGATCTTCCAGAAAGCGGCATCGTCTGTGAAACCCGATTTGGCGACTATAATATTAGGGATAGCTCAAGTTTTTGGAATCCTGTTGGCACCAATTTTAGTTGAAAAGTTTGGGCGAAGAACTCTGCTAATATTTTCTACATCCACTTGTGCATTGTGGACG gcCTTATTGGGTACCCACTTCTACCTTGAGTCGATAAACCATCCGTCGGTTGAATCTATTAGATGGGCGCCACTGGCTATTTTGGTGTCATTCTTATTCTGCTACAACGCtg GCTTAGGTATAATTCCCAACGTTTTAGTCGGTGAAATGTTCAGCCCGAACGTTCGTAGCACCGGTTCCTCAATCGCCATGTGTCTCGGATGGGTCGCTGGCTTTACCTCCGGCCTCAGCTTCggctatatcatcatcatcatcggtaGCCACGCCATCTTCCTCAGCTTCGCCGTCATCAACATCTTAGGGTGCCTCTTCACCCTCAAATTCGTCCCTGAGACTAAGGGAAAGAGTTTGACGGAGATTGAAGCAATGTTAGCGagatag